Genomic segment of Terriglobales bacterium:
CGACGATTCGGTCCGCGCCAACATAAGCCCGCAGCGGCTCCGGGATCACGACTGAACCATCCTTCTGCTGATAGTTCTCCAGGATCGCCAGCCACGTCCGCCCGACGGCCAGGCCCGAGCCGTTCAGCGTGTGGACGTACTCGGTCTTCTTGGCGCCCTCCGGCCGGTAGCGGATCCCCGCACGCCGCGCCTGGAAGGCCTCGAAGTTCGAGCAGCTCGAGATCTCGCGGAACAGCTTCTGCCCCGGCAGCCACACCTCGATGTCGTAGGTCTTCGCGGCGGAGAATCCCATGTCCGCCGTGCACAGCGTCACCACGCGGTAGTGCAGCCCCAGCTTCTGCAGCACGCTCTCGGCGTCGCGCGTCAGCTTCTCCAGTTCGTCGTAGCTGGTCTCCGGGCGCGCGAACTTCACCAGCTCCACCTTCTGGAACTGGTGCTGCCGGATGATCCCGCGCACATCCTTCCCGTACGACCCGGCCTCGCTGCGGAAGCACGGCGTGTACGCCGTCAGCGAGATCGGCAGCCGCGCGCCCTCGAGCGTCTCGTCGCGGTAGAGATTGGTGACCGGCACCTCGGCCGTCGGGATCAGGTACAGGTTCTTCTCGCCGTGCGGCACCTTGAACAGGTCCTGCTCGAACTTCGGCAGCTGCCCGGTGCCGTACATCGATTCCGCGTTGACCATGTACGGCGGCAGCACCTCGGTGTAGCCGTGCTCGCGCGTGTGCAGGTCGAGCATGAAGTTGGCCAGCGCGCGCTCCAGCTTCGCTCCCAGGTCCCAGTACACCGCGAAGCGCGCGCCGCTCAGCTTCGCCGCCCGCTCCAGGTCCAGGATGCCCAGTTCCGCGCCCAGCTCCCAGTGCGGCTTGGGCTGGAAGTCGAACTCCGGCGGCGCGCCCCACTTCCGGACTTCCTGGTTATCTTCCGGCGTCTTGCCGACCGGCACCGAATCGTGCGGCAGGTTCGGGATGCCCGCCAGCAGCGCGCGCAGCTCGTCGTCTTTCTCGCCCGCGCGCTTCTCCAGCTCCTGCACCTGCTCGCGCAGGCCTTTCATCGCGGCGATCTGCGCCTCGGCGGGCTTCTT
This window contains:
- the serS gene encoding serine--tRNA ligase — translated: MLDLGFVREHLDLVEEKLRDRGMDPAAVLGNFRQLDAARRALITEAETLKAKQNKASEEIAQLKREKKPAEAQIAAMKGLREQVQELEKRAGEKDDELRALLAGIPNLPHDSVPVGKTPEDNQEVRKWGAPPEFDFQPKPHWELGAELGILDLERAAKLSGARFAVYWDLGAKLERALANFMLDLHTREHGYTEVLPPYMVNAESMYGTGQLPKFEQDLFKVPHGEKNLYLIPTAEVPVTNLYRDETLEGARLPISLTAYTPCFRSEAGSYGKDVRGIIRQHQFQKVELVKFARPETSYDELEKLTRDAESVLQKLGLHYRVVTLCTADMGFSAAKTYDIEVWLPGQKLFREISSCSNFEAFQARRAGIRYRPEGAKKTEYVHTLNGSGLAVGRTWLAILENYQQKDGSVVIPEPLRAYVGADRIVARKY